In Leopardus geoffroyi isolate Oge1 chromosome D1, O.geoffroyi_Oge1_pat1.0, whole genome shotgun sequence, a single window of DNA contains:
- the LOC123601861 gene encoding phospholipase A and acyltransferase 3-like, with the protein MRASIPEPKVGDLIEIFRPFYRHWAIYVGDGYVVHLAPPSEMAGAGAASIMSTLTEKAVVKKELLDDVVGRDRYQVNNKHDDKYSPLPPSKIVQRAEQLVGRELPYSLPCENCEHFVNELRYGVARSDQVRDAVVAAGIAGVGLAAVGLIGVMFSRNKRQKQ; encoded by the exons CCAGAGCCCAAAGTTGGAGACCTGATTGAGATTTTCCGCCCTTTCTACAGACACTGGGCCATCTACGTTGGCGATGGATACGTGGTCCATCTGGCACCCCCAA GTGAAATGGCGGGAGCGGGCGCGGCCAGCATCATGTCCACCCTGACTGAGAAGGCCGTGGTGAAAAAAGAGCTGCTGGATGACGTGGTCGGGAGAGACAGGTACCAGGTCAATAACAAACACGATGACAAGTACTCGCCGCTGCCTCCCAGCAAAATCGTCCAGCGGGCGGAGCAGCTGGTGGGCCGGGAGCTGCCCTACTCGCTGCCCTGTGAGAACTGCGAGCACTTTGTGAACGAGCTGCGCTACGGAGTCGCCCGCAGCGATCAG GTCAGAGACGCCGTCGTGGCGGCTGGCATCGCCGGCGTGGGCTTGGCCGCCGTGGGCCTCATCGGAGTCATGTTCTCCAGAAACAAGCGGCAGAAGCAATGA